In Halorussus limi, a genomic segment contains:
- the lysA gene encoding diaminopimelate decarboxylase, producing MSSESGSTARNPPVRRLADWPAERLRSLADEYGTPLYVFDVERARENYRRMARAFPEADVYYAAKANTARPVLQALADEGAGVECASAGELARALDAGVDGSHVHYTAVNPPARDLDVAVRLAEEHPGVTVTAGAEDTLDRLADRGYDGRVCLRVNPGVGAGHHEKVSTGADAKFGVPYERAADLAESADDDFEVVGIHAHAGSGISGDDLSAHRDLVGRMGELAREIEGRGLDLDFVDVGGGFGVPYSPDEHPLDLEAVAEATREALGEVDATLAVEPGRYLVADAGVLLTRVNTVKETPSSVVVGVGAGMTTLARPAIYDAHHEIRSVAPDADERPEREVTVAGPVCESGDSLGDHRLADPERGDLLAVGNAGAYGYEMASQYNSRPRPASVVLDGDDDRLARRRETIADVTAVEPEVDR from the coding sequence CTCGCCGACTGGCCCGCCGAGCGCCTCCGGTCGCTGGCCGACGAGTACGGCACGCCCCTCTACGTCTTCGACGTGGAGCGGGCCCGCGAGAACTACCGGCGGATGGCCCGGGCGTTCCCCGAGGCCGACGTCTACTACGCCGCGAAGGCCAACACCGCCCGGCCGGTCCTGCAGGCGCTCGCCGACGAGGGCGCGGGCGTCGAGTGCGCGTCGGCGGGCGAGTTGGCGCGCGCCCTCGACGCGGGAGTCGATGGCTCGCACGTCCACTACACCGCGGTCAACCCGCCCGCCCGGGACCTCGACGTGGCGGTCCGCCTCGCCGAGGAGCATCCGGGCGTGACCGTCACGGCCGGGGCCGAGGACACCCTCGACCGACTCGCCGACCGGGGCTACGACGGCCGGGTCTGCCTGCGGGTCAACCCCGGCGTCGGCGCGGGCCACCACGAGAAAGTATCGACCGGCGCCGACGCCAAGTTCGGCGTGCCCTACGAGCGCGCGGCGGACCTCGCGGAGTCGGCCGACGACGACTTCGAGGTGGTCGGAATCCACGCCCACGCCGGAAGCGGCATCTCGGGCGACGACCTCTCGGCCCACCGGGACCTCGTCGGCCGAATGGGCGAGTTGGCCCGCGAAATCGAGGGTCGCGGCCTCGACCTCGACTTCGTGGACGTGGGCGGCGGCTTCGGCGTTCCCTACTCGCCCGACGAACACCCGCTCGACTTGGAGGCGGTCGCGGAGGCCACCCGCGAGGCGCTGGGCGAAGTGGACGCGACGCTCGCGGTCGAACCCGGCCGGTACCTCGTGGCGGACGCGGGCGTCCTGCTGACCCGGGTCAATACGGTCAAGGAGACGCCGTCGAGCGTCGTGGTCGGGGTCGGCGCGGGGATGACGACGCTCGCGCGCCCCGCCATCTACGACGCCCACCACGAGATTCGGAGCGTCGCGCCCGACGCCGACGAGCGCCCCGAGCGCGAGGTCACGGTCGCCGGGCCGGTCTGCGAGAGCGGCGACTCGCTGGGCGACCACCGGCTCGCCGACCCCGAGCGCGGCGACCTGCTCGCGGTCGGGAACGCGGGCGCTTACGGCTACGAGATGGCGAGTCAGTACAACTCCCGTCCCCGCCCGGCCTCGGTCGTCTTGGACGGCGACGACGACCGACTGGCGCGGCGACGCGAAACGATAGCGGACGTGACGGCGGTAGAACCCGAGGTTGACAGATGA